A single Argentina anserina chromosome 7, drPotAnse1.1, whole genome shotgun sequence DNA region contains:
- the LOC126801481 gene encoding uricase-2 — protein MAAKQIEQGLSLEQRHGKDRVRVARVWRNGPDGRHVVVEWSVSISLLSDCLAAYSRGDNSDIVATDTMKNTVYAKAKECVKQVSVEDFAILLAKHFTSLYDKVTCAIVNIVEKPWERVSVGGEAHEHGFKLGLERHTTEVILEKSGALRVTSGIEKLAVLKTTQSGFEGFIRDKYTALPDTRERILATEITASWRYPYESISSIPQKPLYFTERYLDVKKILTNTFYGPPKEGIYSPSVQSTLYDMAKTVLKSFPDIEAVQLKMPNLHFLPVNISNKNGTIVKFEDDVYLPTDEPHGSIQATLSRLQSKL, from the exons ATGGCAGCGAAGCAAATAGAGCAAGGTCTGAGCTTGGAGCAGAGGCACGGCAAGGACCGGGTCCGGGTAGCCCGGGTCTGGCGCAACGGACCCGACGGACGTCACGTGGTCGTCGAATGGAGCGTCAGCATCAGCCTCCTCTCCGATTGCCTCGCCGCTTATTCCCGCGGCGACAACTCCGACATCGTCGCCACTGACACCATGAAGAACACT GTGTATGCCAAGGCTAAGGAGTGTGTGAAGCAAGTTTCGGTGGAAGATTTCGCAATTCTACTTGCAAAACACTTCACATCTCTTTACGACAAG GTCACCTGTGCCATTGTAAACATTGTGGAGAAGCCGTGGGAGCGTGTATCTGTTGGTGGCGAAGCACATGAACATg GTTTCAAATTGGGATTGGAGAGGCACACAACAGAAGTCATTTTGGAGAAGTCTGGTGCATTAAGGGTGACTTCTGGAATTGAAAAACTGGCTGTACTGAAGACTACACAG TCAGGTTTTGAGGGGTTTATTAGGGATAAGTACACAGCTCTTCCTGACACCCGAGAGAGGATTTTGGCTACAGAAATCACTGCATCATGGAg GTATCCATATGAATCTATCTCTAGCATCCCTCAGAAGCCACTGTACTTCACTGAAAGATACCTGGATGTGAAAAAAATTCTGACCAACACATTTTATGGTCCTCCGAAAGAAGGAATATACAGCCCATCTGTGCAAAGCACGCTTTATGATATGGCAAAGACTGTACTCAAGAG TTTTCCTGACATAGAAGCTGTTCAACTGAAAATGCCAAATCTCCATTTCTTACCTGTTAACATCTCAAACAAGAATGGTACTATTGTGAag TTTGAAGATGATGTTTATCTACCAACAGATGAACCACATGGATCAATACAAGCTACCCTAAGCCGTTTACAGTCAAAGTTGTAG